A section of the Hevea brasiliensis isolate MT/VB/25A 57/8 chromosome 17, ASM3005281v1, whole genome shotgun sequence genome encodes:
- the LOC110642007 gene encoding AP2/ERF and B3 domain-containing transcription factor RAV1 has product MDGSCIDESTTSDSISISISISPKSAVSSFPPPTKSPESPLCRVGSGSSVILDSESGVEAESRKLPSSKYKGVVPQPNGRWGAQIYEKHQRVWLGTFNEEDEAAKAYDIAAQRFRGRDAITNFKPQGAETEEDDIETAFLNSHSKAEIVDMLRKHTYNDELEQSKRNYRIDGQGKQNRNPGANNVAVYGSDRVLKAREQLFEKAVTPSDVGKLNRLVIPKQHAEKHFPLQSGSNSTKGVLLNFEDITGKVWRFRYSYWNSSQSYVLTKGWSRFVKEKNLKAGDIVSFQRSTGPDKQLYIDWKVRAGSKPVVCTVQPVQMVRLFGVNIFKVPGNSGVTEGAGGCNGKRMREMELLSLDSIKKQRIIGAL; this is encoded by the coding sequence ATGGACGGAAGCTGCATAGATGAGAGTACTACTAGTGACtccatatccatatccatatccattAGCCCGAAGTCCGCTGTCTCTTCCTTTCCTCCGCCAACTAAATCTCCTGAATCTCCTCTTTGCCGCGTTGGCAGCGGCTCCAGTGTGATTCTCGATTCTGAATCCGGCGTAGAAGCTGAGTCCCGTAAACTCCCTTCCTCTAAATACAAAGGCGTCGTTCCCCAACCAAACGGCCGCTGGGGCGCCCAGATTTACGAGAAGCATCAGCGTGTCTGGCTCGGTACATTCAATGAGGAAGACGAGGCTGCCAAAGCCTATGACATCGCTGCTCAGAGGTTCCGTGGCCGTGATGCCATCACTAACTTCAAGCCTCAGGGTGCTGAAACCGAGGAGGACGATATCGAAACCGCTTTCTTGAACTCCCATTCCAAAGCTGAAATCGTTGATATGCTGAGAAAACACACATACAACGATGAGCTCGAGCAGAGCAAGCGAAACTACAGAATTGATGGGCAAGGAAAGCAGAATCGAAACCCAGGTGCCAATAATGTTGCCGTCTACGGGTCGGACCGCGTCCTGAAAGCGCGCGAACAGCTTTTCGAGAAAGCGGTGACGCCGAGTGACGTTGGGAAACTCAACCGCCTGGTGATACCTAAACAACACGCAGAGAAACACTTCCCTTTACAGAGCGGAAGCAATAGCACAAAAGGGGTGCTGCTAAATTTCGAGGATATTACAGGCAAAGTGTGGAGATTTCGCTACTCATATTGGAACAGTAGCCAGAGCTACGTATTGACGAAAGGGTGGAGCCGGTTCGTCAAAGAAAAGAACCTGAAAGCCGGTGACATTGTAAGCTTTCAAAGGTCGACCGGACCAGATAAGCAGCTTTACATAGATTGGAAAGTAAGAGCCGGGTCGAAACCGGTGGTTTGCACGGTCCAACCGGTTCAGATGGTGAGATTGTTTGGGGTCAACATTTTTAAAGTACCTGGAAACAGCGGCGTGACAGAAGGCGCTGGTGGGTGTAATGGGAAGAGAATGAGGGAAATGGAACTGTTATCGTTGGATAGTATTAAGAAACAGAGGATAATCGGAGCTTTGTAA
- the LOC110642009 gene encoding methionine aminopeptidase 1B, chloroplastic isoform X1, whose translation MVFTASLSGAVSLKLSPSPHAEASSSSSWSKSTLFMGAPITFCPTRSGKQSDTRKTLVVFSKRISGLEEAMRIRRQRELQSRVKFRKRPPLRRGRVSPRLPVPDHIPKPPYVGSDVLPELSSEHQFHDSEGIARMRAACELAARVLDFAGKLVRPSVTTNEIDKAVHQMIIEAGAYPSPLGYGGFPKSVCTSVNECMCHGIPDSRQLQDGDIINIDVTVYLNGYHGDTSKMFLCGNVSDSLKRLVKVTEECMEKGIAACKDGASFKKIGKRISEHAEKYGYGVVERFVGHGVGTVFHSEPVILHHRNEMPGKMVEGQTFTIEPILTMGSIECVTWPDNWTTLTADGSPAAQFEQTILITKTDAEILTKC comes from the exons ATGGTTTTCACTGCTTCGCTCTCTGGTGCTGTTTCTCTCAAACTCTCACCTTCTCCACATGCTGAAGCCTCGTCGTCATCTTCATGGTCGAAATCAACTCTTTTCATGGGAGCTCCAATTACCTTTTGTCCTACTCGAAGTG GTAAGCAATCGGATACCCGAAAGACACTCGTTGTGTTCTCGAAGAGGATTTCCGGTTTAGAAGAGGCAATGAGAATCAGGAG ACAACGTGAGCTTCAAAGTCGAGTCAAGTTTCGAAAAAGACCGCCTTTGAGGCGTGGAAGGGTGTCGCCCCGTCTTCCTGTGCCTGATCATATTCCTAAGCCGCCTTACGTTGGTTCAGATGTCTTACCAGAGCTCTCCAGCGAGCATCAATTTCATGATTCTGAAGGCATTGCTCGAATGAGAGCTGCTTGTGAGCTTGCAGCTCGCGTCTTGGACTTTGCGGGGAAATTGGTTAGG CCATCAGTGACAACGAATGAGATTGACAAAGCAGTACACCAGATGATCATTGAGGCTGGTGCTTATCCTTCTCCCCTTGGATATGGAGGATTTCCCAAGAGTGTTTGCACATCTGTTAATGAGTGCATGTGTCATGGGATACCTGATTCCCGTCAGTTACAG GATGGTGACATAATAAACATTGATGTGACAGTCTATTTAAAT GGATATCATGGTGACACATCAAAGATGTTTCTGTGTGGGAACGTTAGTGACTCTCTTAAGCGTCTTGTGAAG GTGACAGAAGAGTGCATGGAAAAAGGAATAGCTGCTTGCAAGGATGGTGCTAGTTTCAAGAAAATTGGGAAGAGAATTAG TGAGCATGCTGAAAAATATGGTTACGGTGTGGTGGAGCGTTTTGTTGGACATGGTGTAGGGACCGTGTTTCATTCTGAACCAGTAATACTGCATCACC GGAATGAAATGCCTGGTAAAATGGTTGAAGGTCAAACATTTACAATTG AACCAATTCTTACGATGGGAAGTATTGAGTGTGTAACATGGCCTGACAACTGGACAACTTTAACAGCGGATGGCAGCCCTGCTGCACAGTTTGAGCAGACCATTTTAATTACCAAAACTGATGCGGAAATTTTGACAAAATGTTGA
- the LOC110642009 gene encoding methionine aminopeptidase 1B, chloroplastic isoform X2: MVFTASLSGAVSLKLSPSPHAEASSSSSWSKSTLFMGAPITFCPTRSGKQSDTRKTLVVFSKRISGLEEAMRIRRQRELQSRVKFRKRPPLRRGRVSPRLPVPDHIPKPPYVGSDVLPELSSEHQFHDSEGIARMRAACELAARVLDFAGKLVRPSVTTNEIDKAVHQMIIEAGAYPSPLGYGGFPKSVCTSVNECMCHGIPDSRQLQGYHGDTSKMFLCGNVSDSLKRLVKVTEECMEKGIAACKDGASFKKIGKRISEHAEKYGYGVVERFVGHGVGTVFHSEPVILHHRNEMPGKMVEGQTFTIEPILTMGSIECVTWPDNWTTLTADGSPAAQFEQTILITKTDAEILTKC; encoded by the exons ATGGTTTTCACTGCTTCGCTCTCTGGTGCTGTTTCTCTCAAACTCTCACCTTCTCCACATGCTGAAGCCTCGTCGTCATCTTCATGGTCGAAATCAACTCTTTTCATGGGAGCTCCAATTACCTTTTGTCCTACTCGAAGTG GTAAGCAATCGGATACCCGAAAGACACTCGTTGTGTTCTCGAAGAGGATTTCCGGTTTAGAAGAGGCAATGAGAATCAGGAG ACAACGTGAGCTTCAAAGTCGAGTCAAGTTTCGAAAAAGACCGCCTTTGAGGCGTGGAAGGGTGTCGCCCCGTCTTCCTGTGCCTGATCATATTCCTAAGCCGCCTTACGTTGGTTCAGATGTCTTACCAGAGCTCTCCAGCGAGCATCAATTTCATGATTCTGAAGGCATTGCTCGAATGAGAGCTGCTTGTGAGCTTGCAGCTCGCGTCTTGGACTTTGCGGGGAAATTGGTTAGG CCATCAGTGACAACGAATGAGATTGACAAAGCAGTACACCAGATGATCATTGAGGCTGGTGCTTATCCTTCTCCCCTTGGATATGGAGGATTTCCCAAGAGTGTTTGCACATCTGTTAATGAGTGCATGTGTCATGGGATACCTGATTCCCGTCAGTTACAG GGATATCATGGTGACACATCAAAGATGTTTCTGTGTGGGAACGTTAGTGACTCTCTTAAGCGTCTTGTGAAG GTGACAGAAGAGTGCATGGAAAAAGGAATAGCTGCTTGCAAGGATGGTGCTAGTTTCAAGAAAATTGGGAAGAGAATTAG TGAGCATGCTGAAAAATATGGTTACGGTGTGGTGGAGCGTTTTGTTGGACATGGTGTAGGGACCGTGTTTCATTCTGAACCAGTAATACTGCATCACC GGAATGAAATGCCTGGTAAAATGGTTGAAGGTCAAACATTTACAATTG AACCAATTCTTACGATGGGAAGTATTGAGTGTGTAACATGGCCTGACAACTGGACAACTTTAACAGCGGATGGCAGCCCTGCTGCACAGTTTGAGCAGACCATTTTAATTACCAAAACTGATGCGGAAATTTTGACAAAATGTTGA
- the LOC110642011 gene encoding allene oxide cyclase, chloroplastic: MASTSSLNLISSPKFPNLRSNSSSFQPQKQWGFAHSQDFSIQKLTLSTSNHDFSSRRSSWSIATKAFFFNKPRSSPQSREPVKVQELNVYEINERDRDSPAVLKLSKRAESSLGDLVPFTNKLYTGDLKKRLGVTAGLCVLIQHVPEKKGDRYEAIYSFYFGDYGHISVQGAYLTYEDTYLAVTGGSGIFEGVYGQVKLKQIVFPLKLFYTFYLKGIPDLPSELLEKPVIPSPSVEPAPAAKATLPSGTVLHFTN; this comes from the exons ATGGCCTCTACAAGCTCTCTCAATTTAATTTCTTCTCCCAAATTCCCTAACCTAAGATCCAACTCTTCATCTTTTCAGCCACAAAAACAATGGGGTTTCGCTCATTCACAAGACTTCTCAATCCAAAAGTTGACACTCTCCACATCGAATCACGATTTTTCATCAAGAAGAAGCTCCTGGAGCATTGCCACTAAAGCTTTCTTCTTCAACAAACCACGGTCATCACCACAATCTCGAGAGCCCG TGAAAGTTCAAGAACTAAACGTCTATGAAATAAACGAACGAGACAGGGACAGCCCAGCAGTTCTTAAACTGAGTAAAAGAGCAGAATCATCTCTGGGTGACCTCGTGCCCTTCACCAACAAGCTTTACACTGGAGACCTAAAGAAAAGGTTAGGTGTAACTGCTGGTCTCTGTGTGCTTATCCAGCACGTACCAGAAAAGAAAGGTGACAGATACGAGGCTATATACAGCTTCTACTTCGGAGACTATGGGCACATATCAGTGCAAGGAGCGTATCTGACGTATGAGGATACGTATCTGGCAGTGACTGGTGGGTCTGGGATTTTTGAAGGAGTGTACGGACAGGTTAAGCTGAAGCAAATAGTATTTCCTTTGAAGCTTTTTTATACTTTCTATTTGAAGGGGATACCTGATTTGCCTTCCGAGCTTTTGGAAAAGCCAGTAATTCCTTCTCCAAGCGTTGAACCTGCTCCGGCCGCCAAGGCCACTCTACCTTCTGGGACTGTTCTTCACTTCACAAATTGA